In one archaeon BMS3Bbin15 genomic region, the following are encoded:
- a CDS encoding glycogen synthase yields METLKIAMFSWESLYSIRVGGMAPAVTYLSEALADKGHEVHLFTRIGDNQPVREEIEGVVYQRCAFDPAGNILEFCDKMADSMVKRFYEVEKEGKFDVLHGHDWHVINALNHLKLQKGYQFILTYHSTEWGRNGNAFGEWYEFREISGREWYGGYVADRITTVSNTMKNELGGLYNIPDWKVDVIPNGIKSEKFKREVDPGRVKQKYGIHPLAPLIFFIGRLVTQKGPDLLVNAIPHVLRHRWDARFVIAGGGGMRGHLEYLARKNGVSHAVQFLGYIPDEEYLELLNASDIVCIPSRNEPFGLVLLEAWSAGKAVVATDVGGLGENINNFVNGIKVFPTPESIAWGINYIINDPLGVKSLGEQGQEAARKFFNWNTIASRYIKFYKQ; encoded by the coding sequence AAAATTGCTATGTTTTCCTGGGAGTCCCTCTACTCCATCAGAGTCGGTGGGATGGCACCCGCAGTAACATATCTGTCCGAAGCCCTGGCAGATAAAGGACACGAGGTACATCTGTTTACAAGGATAGGAGACAACCAGCCAGTCAGAGAAGAAATTGAAGGTGTTGTATATCAAAGATGCGCCTTTGACCCTGCCGGCAATATTCTGGAATTCTGCGATAAGATGGCAGATTCCATGGTAAAGAGGTTCTACGAAGTTGAGAAGGAAGGAAAATTTGATGTGCTGCATGGCCATGACTGGCATGTGATAAATGCCCTGAACCACCTGAAACTTCAAAAGGGATATCAATTTATTCTAACCTACCACTCTACTGAATGGGGAAGGAACGGGAATGCCTTCGGGGAATGGTATGAATTCAGGGAAATTTCCGGCAGGGAATGGTACGGTGGCTACGTCGCTGATAGAATAACCACTGTTTCCAATACAATGAAGAATGAACTGGGCGGGTTATACAATATTCCTGACTGGAAAGTGGATGTTATTCCCAACGGAATAAAATCAGAGAAGTTTAAAAGGGAGGTTGACCCCGGCAGGGTTAAGCAAAAGTATGGAATTCATCCCCTTGCACCCCTAATCTTTTTTATAGGACGGCTGGTAACCCAGAAGGGGCCAGACCTTCTGGTGAATGCCATACCACATGTGCTCAGACACCGCTGGGACGCAAGATTTGTTATTGCAGGCGGCGGCGGCATGAGAGGTCATCTTGAATACCTTGCCAGAAAAAATGGTGTCTCCCATGCAGTTCAGTTTTTAGGATATATTCCAGATGAGGAATATCTTGAGCTTCTAAATGCCAGTGATATTGTATGCATTCCCAGCAGAAATGAGCCTTTTGGCCTTGTGCTTCTTGAAGCCTGGTCTGCCGGGAAGGCTGTGGTAGCCACAGATGTAGGTGGGCTGGGAGAAAATATCAACAACTTTGTAAATGGCATCAAGGTATTCCCAACCCCCGAGTCGATTGCCTGGGGAATAAATTATATAATAAATGACCCACTGGGCGTAAAAAGCCTGGGTGAACAGGGGCAGGAGGCAGCCAGAAAATTCTTCAACTGGAACACTATAGCATCCAGATACATCAAATTTTATAAGCAATAA